A single genomic interval of Deinococcus apachensis DSM 19763 harbors:
- a CDS encoding VanW family protein, translating to MASSRKRTALLLSALLGTALAQVEIPALPLPPQVPTPGPAPAPEPEPVPAPPPQPEPEPAPPPVETPAPAPVPPKETPAPAPVPPKETPAPAPQKPVTPPPSAKPVKTAPLPLLITVQANWPALVDGKKTMVPFSQTLTLAGERAAQLRQRGVITASLDADLKKFLASLPREAQDARFENRWEEGWAVVQRNGLKVDEAKTRANILAALKNPKGVKAAVVVTGQVAPKRTLDFFLSRGITEHLGTGETNYYGSSAARMTNIHVGTRNFQDRLFTGKTFSFNQFIGPVTTRAGYVVGLVIAGERTANGVGGGICQVSTTAFRALYGAGLPVAERRNHSYQVHYYDPQGLDATIFQPSQDLKFANDTGGALWFQADWNDEEARLSISVFGKARNFTVELDEPKTLSTKPSPADRVIRDTSLPAGQRKQVDWAAPGAVIEVTRRFVRDGKTFKQDTLKSSYRPWPNIFLVGTRG from the coding sequence ATGGCCTCATCCCGCAAGAGAACCGCCCTGCTGCTGAGCGCGCTGCTGGGGACGGCGCTCGCCCAGGTCGAGATCCCGGCCCTACCCCTTCCCCCACAGGTGCCCACGCCCGGCCCGGCCCCTGCGCCGGAGCCCGAGCCCGTTCCGGCCCCGCCCCCTCAGCCGGAGCCCGAGCCCGCTCCCCCGCCGGTCGAGACGCCTGCTCCCGCCCCGGTCCCTCCCAAGGAGACGCCTGCTCCCGCCCCGGTCCCTCCCAAGGAGACGCCCGCTCCCGCGCCGCAAAAGCCCGTCACTCCACCTCCTTCGGCCAAACCCGTTAAGACGGCCCCCCTGCCCCTCCTCATCACGGTACAGGCGAACTGGCCCGCGTTGGTGGACGGCAAGAAGACGATGGTCCCCTTCTCGCAGACCCTGACCCTGGCGGGCGAGCGGGCCGCGCAACTCCGGCAGCGCGGCGTCATCACGGCGAGCCTGGACGCCGACCTGAAGAAATTCCTGGCGAGCCTGCCGCGGGAGGCGCAGGACGCCCGCTTCGAGAACCGCTGGGAAGAAGGCTGGGCCGTCGTGCAACGCAATGGCCTGAAGGTGGACGAGGCGAAGACGCGGGCGAACATCCTCGCTGCCCTGAAAAACCCCAAGGGGGTCAAGGCCGCCGTCGTCGTGACGGGGCAGGTCGCGCCGAAGCGCACGCTGGACTTCTTCCTCTCGCGGGGCATCACCGAACACCTGGGCACGGGCGAGACGAATTACTACGGCAGCAGCGCGGCCCGAATGACGAATATCCACGTGGGCACCCGCAACTTCCAGGACCGGCTGTTCACGGGCAAGACCTTCTCCTTCAACCAGTTCATCGGCCCGGTCACCACCCGCGCGGGGTATGTGGTGGGGCTGGTGATCGCCGGGGAGCGCACGGCAAACGGCGTGGGCGGGGGCATCTGCCAGGTCAGCACGACTGCGTTCCGGGCCCTGTATGGGGCAGGCCTGCCCGTCGCCGAACGGCGCAACCACTCCTACCAGGTGCATTACTACGACCCGCAGGGCTTGGACGCCACCATCTTCCAGCCCTCCCAGGACCTGAAGTTCGCCAACGACACCGGGGGCGCCCTGTGGTTCCAGGCCGACTGGAACGACGAGGAGGCCCGGCTGAGCATCAGCGTGTTCGGCAAGGCGCGGAACTTCACGGTGGAGTTGGACGAGCCGAAGACGCTCAGCACCAAGCCCTCCCCCGCCGACCGGGTCATCCGGGACACGAGCCTTCCCGCCGGGCAGCGCAAGCAGGTGGACTGGGCGGCTCCCGGCGCGGTGATCGAGGTCACCCGGCGCTTCGTGCGGGACGGCAAGACCTTTAAACAGGACACGTTGAAGAGCAGTTACCGTCCCTGGCCGAACATCTTCCTGGTCGGCACACGGGGGTGA
- a CDS encoding ParB/RepB/Spo0J family partition protein, with protein sequence MSKKSSLGRGLDALLSRPQSAEAPAGPAIQSIQVTRIVQAAYQPRQVFEPEGLAELAQSIREKGVLQPLLVRPRGEDFEIVAGERRWRAAQLAGLTEVPALIRDLADREALEIAIIENLQREDLGPLEEARAYQALLDQGLNQEGVAQAVGKGRSTISNALRLLTLPEPALRALEHGEISAGHARAILAQPEGDRAWALDQIRTRRLNVREAEALRREARTAAPIPVNPPRPYRQVELDLSRRTGTRVRITGEDKGRVELNYASREELDRILDLLGYAGEE encoded by the coding sequence GTGTCGAAAAAATCTAGCCTGGGGCGCGGGCTGGACGCCCTGCTCAGCCGCCCGCAGTCGGCAGAGGCCCCGGCGGGTCCGGCCATCCAGTCCATTCAGGTGACACGCATCGTGCAGGCCGCCTATCAGCCCCGGCAGGTCTTCGAGCCGGAGGGGCTGGCCGAACTCGCCCAGAGCATTCGCGAGAAGGGGGTGCTGCAACCCCTCCTCGTGCGCCCACGCGGCGAGGACTTCGAGATTGTGGCTGGGGAGAGGCGCTGGCGGGCCGCGCAACTCGCGGGCCTGACTGAGGTGCCCGCCCTCATCCGCGACCTCGCCGACCGTGAGGCGCTGGAAATAGCCATCATCGAGAACCTCCAGCGCGAGGACCTGGGGCCGCTGGAGGAGGCGCGGGCCTACCAGGCGCTCCTCGACCAGGGGCTCAACCAGGAGGGCGTGGCGCAGGCGGTCGGCAAGGGCCGCAGCACCATCTCCAACGCTCTGCGGCTCCTCACCCTGCCGGAGCCCGCGCTCCGGGCGCTGGAACACGGGGAGATCAGTGCCGGGCACGCCCGCGCCATCCTCGCGCAGCCGGAGGGGGACCGTGCCTGGGCGCTCGACCAGATTCGCACCCGCCGCCTCAACGTCCGCGAGGCCGAGGCCCTGAGGCGCGAGGCCCGCACCGCCGCACCCATCCCGGTCAACCCGCCCCGCCCCTACCGGCAGGTCGAGCTCGACCTCAGCCGCCGGACGGGCACGAGGGTCCGCATCACGGGCGAGGACAAGGGCCGGGTGGAACTGAACTACGCCTCCCGAGAGGAACTCGACCGCATCCTCGACCTGCTGGGCTACGCGGGCGAGGAGTAG